One stretch of Prinia subflava isolate CZ2003 ecotype Zambia chromosome 19, Cam_Psub_1.2, whole genome shotgun sequence DNA includes these proteins:
- the FZD10 gene encoding frizzled-10: MGPAAGSTALLLCWLSGCCAAISSMDIDRPGDGRCQPIEIPMCKDIGYNMTRMPNLMGHENQREAAIQLHEFAPLVEYGCHSHLKFFLCSLYAPMCTEQVSTPIPACRVMCEQARLKCSPIMEQFNFKWPDSLDCSKLPNKNDPNYLCMEAPNNGSDEPPRGSSMLPPMFRPQRPSGGHDLQQHKDSLSRTSCENPGKFHHVEKSASCAPLCTPGVDVYWSRDDKQFAVIWIAIWSILCFFSSAFTVLTFLIDPQRFKYPERPIIFLSMCYCVYSVGYIIRLFSGAESIACDRDSGQLYVIQEGLESTGCTIVFLVLYYFGMASSLWWVILTLTWFLAAGKKWGHEAIEANSSYFHLAAWAIPAVKTIMILVMRRVAGDELTGLCYVGSMDVNALTGFVLIPLACYLIIGTSFILSGFVALFHIRRVMKTGGENTDKLEKLMVRIGVFSVLYTVPATCVIACYFYERLNMDYWKIVATQQKCKMNNQTKNLDCMMNNSIPAVEIFMVKIFMLLVVGITSGMWIWTSKTLQSWQNVCSRRLKKRSRRKPASVITSGGIYKKPQHPQKTHLAKYESTLQPPTCV; encoded by the coding sequence ATGGGGCCGGCGGCCGGCAGCACCgcgctgctgctctgctggctcagcGGCTGCTGCGCGGCCATCAGCTCCATGGACATCGACCGCCCCGGCGACGGGAGGTGCCAGCCCATAGAGATCCCCATGTGCAAGGATATCGGCTACAACATGACCAGGATGCCGAACCTGATGGGGCACGAAAACCAAAGGGAAGCTGCCATTCAGCTGCACGAGTTTGCCCCCTTGGTGGAGTACGGGTGCCATAGCCATCTGAAATTTTTCCTGTGCTCCCTCTATGCCCCGATGTGCACGGAGCAGGTTTCTACCCCGatcccagcctgcagggtgATGTGTGAGCAGGCGAGGCTGAAGTGCTCCCCGATTATGGAGCAGTTCAATTTTAAGTGGCCGGACTCCTTGGACTGCAGCAAACTGCCCAACAAGAACGATCCCAATTACCTGTGCATGGAAGCCCCCAACAACGGGTCAGATGAGCCACCCCGGGGCTCCAGCATGCTGCCACCCATGTTCCGTCCCCAGCGGCCCAGCGGCGGCCAcgacctgcagcagcacaaggacagcCTGAGCAGAACGTCCTGTGAAAATCCTGGCAAGTTCCACCATGTGGAAAAGAGCGCATCCTGCGCGCCGCTCTGCACGCCAGGCGTTGATGTTTACTGGAGCAGGGATGACAAACAGTTCGCTGTCATTTGGATTGCTATCTGGTCCATTCTGTGCTTCTTCTCCAGCGCTTTCACCGTGCTCACTTTCCTCATAGATCCTCAGCGTTTCAAGTACCCCGAGAGGCCCATCATCTTCCTCTCCATGTGCTACTGTGTCTACTCGGTGGGGTACATCATCCGCCTCTTCTCGGGGGCCGAAAGCATCgcctgtgacagggacagcggCCAGCTCTATGTCatccaggaggggctggagagcaCTGGCTGCACCATCGTGTTCCTGGTTCTCTATTACTTTGGTATGGCCAGCTCCTTGTGGTGGGTGATCCTGACCTTGACTTGGTTTCTGGCAGCTGGGAAGAAGTGGGGGCACGAGGCCATCGAGGCCAACAGCAGCTACTTCCACCTGGCAGCGTGGGCCATCCCGGCCGTGAAGACCATCATGATCCTGGTGATGAGGAGGGTGGCTGGGGACGAGCTGACAGGGCTGTGCTACGTGGGCAGCATGGATGTGAACGCCTTGACGGGGTTTGTGCTCATTCCTTTGGCGTGTTATCTAATCATTGGCacttcttttattctttctgggTTTGTGGCCCTTTTTCACATCAGGAGGGTGATGAAAACAGGTGGAGAAAACACCGACAAGTTGGAGAAACTTATGGTCAGGATTGGTGTCTTCTCAGTCTTGTATACAGTGCCTGCAACTTGTGTGATAGCTTGCTATTTTTATGAGAGACTGAACATGGATTACTGGAAAATTGTGGCAACTCAACAGAAATGCAAGATGAACAATCAGACTAAAAATTTAGACTGCATGATGAATAACTCTATACCAGCAGTAGAAATTTTTATGGTCAAAATTTTTATGTTATTAGTTGTGGGCATTACTAGTGGCATGTGGATCTGGACTTCCAAGACTCTTCAATCCTGGCAAAATGTTTGTAGTCGGAGATTAAAGAAGAGAAGTAGGAGAAAACCTGCAAGTGTTATTACGAGCGGTGGAATCTACAAAAAACCTCAACATCCACAGAAAACTCACCTTGCAAAATATGAATCAACATTACAACCGCCCACTTGTGTGTGA